From the genome of Phytohabitans rumicis, one region includes:
- a CDS encoding ABC transporter ATP-binding protein, with protein MIRLAGVSQTFQARSGAVEALRNINLTVSEGEFVAVIGRSGCGKSTLLRLVAGLIAPSSGEVSVGETRVTKPRKDVAMMFQRPALLPWRSVLDNVLLPVEMFGWKRAEHRQRAEQLLDMVGLSEFHKKQPHELSGGMQQRVALCRALIQRPKVMLMDEPFSALDALTREELSGELQRVHMELGATTVFVTHSIDEAVLLADRVLVLSPRPGRLRRIVDVNIPRPRTLGHNAYLEEVARCSAELHELLFAPDGPPPAPPSTPAPRMAREKV; from the coding sequence ATGATTCGACTGGCCGGCGTGTCGCAGACGTTCCAGGCGCGTTCGGGCGCCGTAGAAGCGCTGCGAAACATCAACCTGACCGTCAGTGAGGGCGAGTTCGTCGCGGTCATCGGCCGCTCCGGATGCGGAAAGTCCACCCTGCTGCGGCTCGTCGCCGGCCTCATCGCGCCGTCCAGCGGCGAGGTGTCGGTCGGCGAGACGCGGGTGACCAAGCCGCGCAAGGACGTCGCCATGATGTTCCAGCGGCCGGCCCTGCTGCCCTGGCGTTCGGTGCTCGACAACGTGCTGCTGCCGGTGGAGATGTTCGGCTGGAAGCGCGCCGAGCACCGCCAGCGGGCCGAGCAGCTGCTCGACATGGTCGGGCTGAGCGAGTTCCACAAGAAGCAGCCGCACGAGCTCTCCGGCGGCATGCAGCAGCGGGTCGCCCTGTGCCGCGCGCTCATCCAGCGGCCCAAGGTGATGCTGATGGACGAGCCGTTCTCCGCCCTGGACGCCCTCACCCGCGAGGAGCTCTCCGGCGAGCTGCAGCGCGTCCACATGGAACTCGGCGCCACCACCGTCTTCGTGACCCACTCGATCGACGAGGCCGTGCTGCTGGCCGACCGGGTCCTGGTGCTCAGCCCGCGCCCGGGCCGGCTGCGCCGCATCGTCGACGTCAACATCCCCCGGCCGCGCACGCTCGGGCACAACGCGTACCTGGAAGAAGTGGCGCGGTGCAGCGCCGAGCTGCACGAGCTGCTCTTCGCGCCGGACGGCCCACCGCCGGCCCCGCCGTCGACGCCGGCGCCCCGGATGGCCCGCGAGAAGGTTTAG
- a CDS encoding 4-hydroxybenzoate 3-monooxygenase, translating into MADDVREKTTVAIVGAGPAGLTLANLLGRAGIDCVVLERQSRSYVESRQRAGVLDHHAGRMLEKWGLAGRVLMDARVDGVYEFRLDGVPRYLDVAALAGGRHNHILPQQFLVQRLMAALLEDGGDLRFEALDVALHGLEGSRPSVTYRDPAGAAHEIECDFVAGCDGFHGVCRPSVPADALTAYTLDHGIGWFTVLADVPPPRHPLFAVSTHGFAAHFPRGPRASRFYLQCGPGDDLAEWTDERIWTQIRLRLGDGGLPAGEITEKGVVEMRSFVVDPMAYGRLFLVGDAAHIITPMAGKGMNLALADADVLASGLRAAIRDGDGEPLRAYSATCLRRTWNYQEFSRWMTEMLHDSGDASVNGPFRRELARARLERLFSSPTAAAGFAEMMAGLG; encoded by the coding sequence ATGGCTGACGACGTACGCGAGAAAACCACGGTGGCGATCGTCGGCGCGGGCCCGGCGGGGCTGACGCTGGCCAATCTCCTGGGCCGTGCCGGCATCGACTGCGTGGTGCTGGAACGGCAGAGCCGGTCCTATGTGGAGAGCCGGCAGCGCGCCGGCGTGCTGGACCACCACGCGGGCCGCATGCTGGAGAAATGGGGCCTGGCCGGCCGGGTTTTGATGGACGCCAGGGTGGACGGTGTCTACGAGTTCCGGCTCGACGGGGTGCCCCGGTACCTGGATGTCGCCGCGCTCGCGGGCGGCCGGCACAACCACATCCTGCCGCAGCAGTTCCTGGTGCAGCGGCTCATGGCGGCGTTGCTGGAGGACGGCGGAGACCTGCGCTTCGAGGCGCTCGACGTGGCCCTGCACGGCCTGGAGGGATCCCGCCCGTCGGTCACCTACCGTGATCCGGCCGGCGCCGCGCACGAGATCGAGTGCGACTTCGTGGCCGGGTGCGACGGGTTCCACGGGGTTTGCCGCCCGAGCGTTCCCGCGGACGCGCTTACGGCGTACACCCTGGACCACGGGATCGGCTGGTTCACGGTGCTGGCCGACGTGCCGCCGCCGCGCCATCCGCTCTTCGCGGTCAGCACGCACGGCTTCGCGGCGCACTTCCCCCGGGGCCCCCGGGCCAGCCGGTTCTACTTGCAGTGCGGGCCGGGCGACGACCTGGCGGAGTGGACGGACGAGCGGATCTGGACACAGATACGCCTGCGGTTGGGCGACGGCGGCCTGCCCGCCGGGGAGATCACCGAGAAGGGCGTCGTCGAGATGCGCAGCTTCGTGGTCGACCCGATGGCGTACGGGCGGCTCTTCCTGGTCGGGGACGCCGCGCACATCATCACGCCGATGGCCGGCAAGGGGATGAACCTGGCGCTCGCCGACGCCGACGTGCTCGCCAGCGGGTTGCGCGCGGCCATCCGGGACGGCGACGGCGAGCCGCTGCGGGCGTACTCCGCGACGTGCCTGCGGCGGACCTGGAACTACCAGGAGTTTTCCCGCTGGATGACGGAGATGCTGCACGACTCGGGCGATGCCTCGGTCAACGGGCCGTTCCGGCGGGAGCTGGCGAGGGCGCGGCTGGAGCGCCTCTTCTCCTCGCCCACGGCGGCCGCCGGCTTCGCCGAGATGATGGCCGGCCTGGGTTAG